From a region of the Zingiber officinale cultivar Zhangliang chromosome 4B, Zo_v1.1, whole genome shotgun sequence genome:
- the LOC121974443 gene encoding putative pentatricopeptide repeat-containing protein At5g40405, whose amino-acid sequence MKLSLRNIIARHNPIALLDSSSTSASACNPTTTLGQVLQIHGQLLVHGRLHDPDVFDQFVAAVALAAGIASPFLLQYSHRLLDHSPHSDSVFLLNSLIRAHIRGPDPGHAFHFYRRLLGSLSPDRFTFTFLVSACVKAAASPFSAASVHAAAIRRGFASDPHVHSALIRMYAEFGDLEAALRVYSEVRDADTVARTAMLGALAAAGEIDHARELFDDMPSRDPIAWNAMIAGYSQVGRSREALQLFSSMQLEGMRVSEATLVSVLTACGHLGALDQGKWAHSYLQRNRLRITVTLGTALVDMYSKCGDTEWAMEVFWRMQEKNVYTWSSAMSGLAMNGAGKECLKLFDQMKELGLLPNGVTFISVLRGCSVAGLVEEGRQHFDSMHEKYGINPWREHYGCMVDLYGRAGLLDDAVDFINNMPIEPHAGAWGALLNACRIHRNIELGEYAMKKLVEVESRNDSAYVLMSNMYAESRNWEGVNDVRESMKGKGVRKEPGCSVMEVGGEVHEFFVGGKSHPRYKEIVLMLQEISRKLRLAGYTAKTNEVMFNIEEEEKEDALRLHSEKLAIAFGLIALDEGTCIRIVKNLRVCWDCHDTSKLISRVFQREIILRDRNRFHHFKDGTCSCKDFW is encoded by the coding sequence ATGAAATTATCACTGAGAAACATCATCGCCAGGCACAACCCTATTGCGCTTCTCGACTCCTCCTCTACCTCCGCCTCCGCCTGCAATCCCACCACCACCCTCGGCCAGGTCCTCCAAATCCATGGCCAGCTTCTCGTCCATGGTCGCCTCCACGACCCCGACGTCTTCGATCAGTTCGTCGCCGCCGTCGCCTTAGCCGCCGGCATCGCTTCCCCGTTCCTCCTTCAGTACTCCCATCGGCTTCTAGATCACTCTCCGCACTCCGACAGCGTCTTCCTCCTCAACTCTCTGATCCGCGCGCACATCCGTGGCCCCGACCCCGGCCACGCCTTCCACTTCTACCGCCGCCTCCTCGGCTCCCTCTCCCCGGACCGCTTCACCTTCACCTTCCTCGTCAGCGCCTGCGTTAAGGCTGCTGCCTCCCCGTTCTCCGCGGCTTCCGTGCACGCCGCCGCCATTCGCCGCGGCTTCGCCTCCGACCCGCACGTACACAGCGCCCTCATCCGAATGTACGCCGAGTTCGGCGACCTTGAAGCCGCCCTGCGCGTCTACTCCGAAGTACGCGACGCTGACACCGTCGCTCGCACCGCCATGCTGGGGGCCCTCGCTGCCGCCGGTGAAATTGACCACGCCCGAGAACTGTTCGACGATATGCCAAGCCGAGATCCCATCGCGTGGAACGCCATGATCGCTGGGTATTCGCAGGTTGGCCGATCGAGAGAGGCGCTGCAACTGTTCTCATCTATGCAATTGGAAGGCATGAGAGTGAGCGAGGCGACATTGGTGTCGGTCCTCACTGCGTGCGGCCATCTGGGCGCCCTGGATCAGGGCAAGTGGGCGCACTCCTACTTGCAAAGAAACAGGCTCCGTATCACAGTGACGCTGGGTACGGCCCTCGTGGACATGTACTCCAAGTGCGGCGACACGGAGTGGGCTATGGAGGTCTTCTGGAGGATGCAGGAGAAGAACGTCTACACCTGGAGCAGTGCGATGAGCGGGCTGGCAATGAATGGTGCCGGCAAAGAATGCCTCAAGCTGTTCGACCAGATGAAGGAGCTGGGCTTGCTGCCCAATGGTGTGACTTTCATCTCTGTCCTTCGAGGATGTAGTGTGGCCGGGTTGGTCGAGGAGGGTCGGCAGCACTTCGACTCGATGCATGAAAAGTATGGAATAAATCCATGGCGCGAGCACTATGGTTGCATGGTGGACTTGTATGGGAGAGCTGGCCTGTTGGATGATGCTGTTGATTTCATCAACAATATGCCCATTGAACCACATGCTGGTGCTTGGGGAGCTCTGCTCAATGCCTGCAGGATACATAGGAACATTGAATTGGGCGAGTATGCTATGAAAAAGCTAGTGGAGGTGGAGTCGAGAAACGATTCGGCATATGTCCTCATGTCGAACATGTATGCTGAGTCAAGGAACTGGGAAGGAGTTAACGATGTGAGGGAGTCTATGAAAGGCAAAGGGGTAAGGAAAGAGCCAGGCTGCAGTGTGATGGAGGTTGGCGGTGAGGTCCATGAGTTCTTTGTAGGGGGCAAGTCGCATCCCAGATACAAGGAAATTGTGTTGATGCTGCAAGAGATATCAAGGAAGTTGAGATTGGCTGGGTATACAGCTAAGACAAACGAGGTGATGTTCAATATtgaagaagaggagaaagaggATGCTCTGCGCTTGCACAGTGAGAAATTGGCCATTGCATTTGGGCTGATTGCGCTGGATGAAGGCACCTGCATCAGGATTGTGAAAAACTTAAGAGTGTGCTGGGATTGCCATGATACAAGCAAGTTGATATCGAGGGTGTTCCAGAGGGAGATCATCCTGAGAGACAGGAACCGATTTCACCACTTCAAAGATGGCACTTGTTCCTGCAAGGACTTCTGGTGA